In a genomic window of Gloeocapsopsis dulcis:
- the serS gene encoding serine--tRNA ligase produces the protein MLDIKQIRENPSFVQERLQSRGSYDLQPLLMLDQQQRELEAKRSHLQARSNEIGKLVGQKIKAGSDPQGAEIQSLRQEGNDLKNQIGELEPQEREIKSQLETLLLTLPNLPSESTPLGNSEEENVEVRRWGDEYIPQSSDILPHWEIGEHLGILNFERSVKVAQSRFVTLIGSGAALERALIQFMLDRQIAAGYTEVLPPILINTQSLTASGQLPKFAEESFKCAADDLWLSPTAEVPITNLYREEILAADDLPINHCAYTPCFRREAGSYGRDTRGLIRLHQFNKVELYKLVHPDTSEHEHQKLVGNAEAILQELKLPYRVLELCTGDLGFSAAKTYDLEVWLPSANKYREISSCSNCRDFQARRGGIRFKESGKKGTQFVHTLNGSGLAVGRTMAAILENYQQPDKTVRIPEALQPYLRQEVITGPTS, from the coding sequence GTGCTGGATATTAAACAGATCCGGGAGAATCCATCATTCGTACAAGAAAGGTTGCAAAGCCGTGGAAGCTATGATTTGCAGCCCTTACTCATGTTGGATCAACAACAAAGAGAACTCGAAGCAAAGCGATCGCACTTACAAGCTCGTAGTAACGAAATTGGTAAACTTGTAGGACAGAAAATCAAAGCGGGTAGCGATCCTCAAGGGGCAGAAATTCAAAGTTTGCGTCAGGAAGGTAATGATCTCAAAAACCAGATTGGCGAACTCGAACCACAAGAAAGAGAGATTAAGTCACAATTAGAAACTTTGTTGTTAACATTACCAAATTTACCGAGTGAATCGACTCCTCTTGGTAACAGTGAAGAAGAGAATGTTGAAGTACGGCGCTGGGGCGATGAGTATATTCCTCAAAGTTCTGATATCCTTCCTCATTGGGAAATAGGGGAACATTTGGGAATTTTAAATTTTGAGCGATCAGTGAAAGTTGCCCAGAGTCGATTTGTCACATTGATCGGATCGGGTGCAGCTTTAGAGAGAGCATTAATTCAATTCATGCTCGATCGACAAATTGCAGCAGGTTATACAGAAGTTTTACCGCCAATTTTGATTAATACTCAATCACTGACAGCATCAGGTCAATTACCCAAGTTTGCCGAAGAAAGTTTTAAGTGTGCTGCGGATGATTTATGGTTGAGTCCGACAGCTGAAGTTCCCATCACTAACCTTTATCGTGAAGAAATCCTCGCTGCTGACGATTTACCAATTAATCACTGTGCCTATACTCCTTGTTTTAGAAGAGAAGCGGGTAGTTACGGACGAGATACACGCGGTTTAATTCGCCTGCATCAATTTAATAAGGTCGAACTTTACAAATTAGTTCATCCTGACACTTCAGAACACGAGCATCAAAAGTTAGTTGGGAATGCTGAGGCAATTTTACAAGAGTTGAAACTACCATATCGAGTCTTAGAATTGTGTACGGGAGACTTAGGCTTCTCTGCGGCAAAAACTTATGATTTAGAAGTTTGGCTACCTTCGGCAAACAAATATCGGGAAATCTCTAGCTGTTCTAACTGTCGAGATTTTCAAGCACGACGTGGGGGAATTCGCTTTAAAGAAAGTGGTAAAAAAGGAACTCAGTTTGTCCACACACTCAATGGATCAGGATTAGCGGTAGGGCGGACAATGGCGGCAATTTTAGAGAACTATCAACAGCCTGATAAAACCGTACGTATTCCCGAAGCACTGCAACCTTATCTCAGGCAAGAGGTGATAACTGGACCGACGTCTTAA
- a CDS encoding NAD(P)H dehydrogenase subunit NdhS has protein sequence MILPGTAVRVTNPNDTYYRFQGLVQRVSDGKAAVLFEGGNWDKLITFNLSELEPVETGRKKAK, from the coding sequence ATGATCCTGCCTGGAACAGCTGTGCGTGTGACAAATCCCAACGATACTTACTACCGTTTTCAAGGGTTAGTACAGCGCGTGAGTGACGGTAAAGCCGCTGTGCTGTTTGAAGGAGGTAACTGGGATAAGTTGATTACTTTCAACCTCTCAGAACTAGAACCTGTAGAAACTGGACGCAAAAAAGCCAAATAA
- a CDS encoding alpha/beta fold hydrolase, whose product MLQFQPPGFGQGVVQTSLGLMVYYTPVDPMWAAAAFQPDEDIPSLVFLHNFGGGASAYEWSKVYPAFANDYRVLAPDLIGWGQSTHPVRNYQIDDYLTTIAEFIQKTCRQRAIAVASSLTAALAIRLAVQQPDLFQALFLVCPAGFDDFGQGAGRRLPLQLIGLPLLNDLIYTVGAQNELAVRNFLQQFLFAKPNRVTEEMVAAYLASAQQPNAKYAALAFLQGELYFDLSLYIQQLTVPTVIFWGEAAQFTPLALGRRLAQLNPQAIRIQAIASTGVLPHLETPEVVIGLLQLYLQTLST is encoded by the coding sequence ATGCTACAGTTTCAACCTCCAGGCTTTGGTCAAGGAGTTGTGCAAACATCATTAGGTTTAATGGTCTACTACACCCCTGTTGATCCGATGTGGGCTGCTGCTGCATTCCAGCCAGATGAAGATATACCATCTTTAGTTTTCCTGCATAACTTTGGTGGCGGGGCTTCTGCTTATGAATGGTCTAAAGTTTACCCCGCTTTTGCGAATGACTATCGAGTTTTAGCACCAGATTTAATCGGTTGGGGTCAATCAACGCATCCTGTGCGAAATTATCAAATTGATGACTATCTCACAACTATTGCTGAGTTCATTCAAAAAACTTGTCGTCAACGTGCGATCGCTGTTGCTTCTTCCTTAACCGCCGCATTAGCCATTCGCCTCGCCGTTCAACAACCTGATTTATTTCAAGCACTGTTTCTCGTTTGTCCTGCTGGATTTGATGACTTTGGACAGGGTGCGGGACGTCGCTTACCACTACAACTGATTGGTCTGCCCCTATTAAACGACTTGATTTACACCGTCGGCGCACAAAATGAACTTGCTGTCCGCAACTTTCTACAGCAATTTCTCTTTGCCAAACCAAACCGAGTCACAGAGGAAATGGTAGCTGCCTATTTAGCCTCAGCACAACAACCCAATGCCAAATACGCAGCGCTGGCGTTTTTGCAAGGAGAGCTTTATTTTGACTTATCGTTGTATATTCAACAGTTAACTGTACCGACAGTCATTTTTTGGGGAGAAGCTGCACAATTTACTCCGCTTGCTCTAGGAAGACGGCTAGCTCAATTAAATCCACAAGCAATTCGGATTCAGGCGATTGCATCCACAGGCGTGTTACCTCATCTCGAAACACCTGAAGTTGTCATTGGTTTATTGCAACTCTATCTTCAGACACTGTCTACTTAA
- a CDS encoding S-layer homology domain-containing protein — MSTFTHWQSGTAGLMALGITVGAVAPMIAPAPSFAQASAFADVPANYWASPFITELASRNVIAGFPDGGFRPEEPVTRAQFAAMVSRAFPRAGQRPAVQFTDVPANYWGAAAIQQAYTAGFLAGYPGNRFEPNQNIPREQVLVSLANGLNYTASTDVNTVLSQFYGDANAISSYARAPIAAATERRIVVNYPNTQFLNPTRTATRADVAAFIYQALASAGQVAAVNSPYVVGQVQQPTVPSTVTIPSGTSLPVRYDQAERILVTRDETAPLTLTVAQNIVTREGTVLIPANSQVVGELRPAEGGSQFVARELVLATGQRYQFDAVSEVITRTERVRRGANAGRIVRNTALGAAAAAAISAVTGDRAIATEEVLGGAGVGALLGLFLGRDSVDLVAIDPDTDLQLTLGSDLVLTPSATRQ, encoded by the coding sequence ATGTCTACTTTCACGCACTGGCAATCGGGAACCGCTGGACTAATGGCTTTGGGGATAACTGTTGGTGCTGTTGCTCCTATGATTGCACCTGCTCCATCTTTTGCACAAGCGTCTGCGTTTGCTGACGTTCCTGCCAACTATTGGGCAAGTCCTTTTATTACAGAACTAGCAAGCAGAAACGTAATTGCTGGTTTTCCTGATGGCGGTTTTCGACCAGAAGAACCAGTGACACGCGCTCAGTTTGCAGCGATGGTGAGCAGGGCTTTCCCACGCGCAGGACAAAGACCTGCAGTTCAATTCACCGATGTACCTGCAAACTACTGGGGCGCCGCAGCGATTCAACAAGCTTACACGGCGGGCTTTCTGGCGGGCTATCCTGGCAATCGTTTTGAACCTAATCAAAATATTCCCCGCGAACAAGTTTTAGTGTCTCTCGCGAATGGTCTAAACTACACTGCGAGTACTGATGTTAATACTGTTTTGAGTCAATTCTATGGTGATGCTAATGCTATTTCTAGCTACGCACGCGCTCCGATCGCCGCAGCAACTGAGCGACGTATTGTTGTTAATTACCCAAATACTCAATTTCTCAATCCAACGCGAACAGCAACGCGGGCAGATGTGGCAGCATTTATTTATCAAGCATTAGCCAGTGCTGGGCAAGTTGCCGCAGTGAATTCGCCCTATGTTGTCGGACAAGTGCAGCAACCAACTGTACCATCGACGGTCACTATTCCTAGTGGTACAAGTCTTCCAGTACGCTACGACCAAGCTGAACGCATTCTTGTCACACGAGATGAAACTGCACCGTTGACGCTCACAGTAGCACAAAACATCGTGACACGAGAAGGGACAGTACTGATTCCTGCTAATAGTCAAGTCGTTGGTGAGCTGCGACCGGCTGAGGGTGGTTCTCAATTTGTGGCTCGAGAATTAGTCTTAGCTACAGGTCAGCGTTATCAGTTTGATGCAGTATCTGAAGTGATTACCCGTACAGAACGAGTACGTCGCGGGGCTAATGCCGGTCGAATTGTCCGTAATACTGCTTTAGGTGCTGCTGCTGCTGCTGCTATTTCTGCAGTTACCGGAGATCGGGCGATCGCTACGGAAGAAGTTTTAGGTGGTGCAGGTGTTGGTGCTTTACTCGGTTTATTCTTAGGTCGAGACAGTGTTGATCTCGTTGCTATTGATCCTGATACTGATTTACAACTAACATTAGGTTCTGATTTGGTACTCACTCCAAGTGCTACACGGCAATAG
- the rseP gene encoding RIP metalloprotease RseP — MSVLAAIAVLALLIVVHELGHFIAARSQGIHVNRFSLGFGPTLLKYQGKETEYAVRAFPLGGYVGFPDDDPDSKIPPNDPNLLRNRPVLDRAIVISAGVIANLIFAYLLLVVQIGTVGAPQLNFEPGVLVPAVVTEQTSVAAQAGIKPGDIIVRVDGKELPASQEALPYLRQVIQEHPNQSLPITIQRNNETVSLKVTPEAGDDGKGRIGVQLAPNGKVERQRAGNILEAFTKGATEFQRIVVLTGQGFVQLISNFSQTANQVAGPVKIVEIGASIAQSDAGNLFQFAALISVNLALINILPLPALDGGQLAFLLIEGLRGKPLPTHIQDGVMQTGLMLLLGLGIFLIVRDTANLEWVQKLF; from the coding sequence ATGTCAGTTTTGGCAGCGATCGCAGTTTTAGCGCTATTGATAGTGGTACACGAACTGGGACACTTTATTGCAGCAAGGTCTCAAGGTATCCACGTTAACCGTTTCTCGCTGGGCTTTGGTCCCACTTTGTTAAAGTACCAGGGAAAGGAAACTGAGTATGCTGTCAGGGCATTTCCGCTAGGTGGGTATGTCGGGTTTCCTGACGACGATCCTGATAGCAAAATTCCTCCCAACGATCCCAATTTACTACGCAACCGCCCTGTCCTCGATCGGGCAATTGTTATTAGTGCTGGTGTTATTGCCAACTTGATCTTTGCTTATTTATTACTCGTAGTACAGATCGGCACTGTCGGTGCGCCGCAACTCAATTTTGAGCCTGGTGTTTTAGTTCCTGCAGTTGTTACAGAACAAACGAGTGTAGCTGCACAAGCTGGTATCAAGCCAGGAGATATTATTGTCAGGGTAGATGGAAAAGAATTACCTGCTTCGCAAGAAGCATTGCCTTATTTGCGCCAGGTGATTCAAGAACACCCTAATCAATCGTTACCGATAACAATCCAACGAAACAACGAAACAGTTTCTTTAAAAGTGACACCGGAAGCTGGTGACGATGGCAAAGGACGTATCGGCGTACAATTAGCTCCTAATGGTAAAGTAGAACGCCAGCGTGCAGGCAACATTTTAGAAGCGTTTACTAAAGGTGCGACTGAATTTCAGCGGATTGTCGTTTTGACAGGGCAAGGTTTTGTTCAGTTGATTAGTAACTTTAGTCAAACTGCCAATCAAGTTGCTGGACCTGTAAAAATTGTCGAAATTGGTGCAAGTATTGCACAATCCGATGCCGGAAACCTCTTTCAATTTGCAGCGTTGATCAGTGTTAACCTTGCTTTGATTAATATTCTGCCTCTACCCGCATTGGACGGTGGACAACTCGCCTTTTTACTCATTGAAGGATTGCGTGGTAAGCCACTACCTACACATATTCAAGACGGAGTCATGCAAACTGGACTCATGTTATTGTTGGGATTAGGTATCTTCTTAATTGTGCGCGATACTGCCAACCTTGAGTGGGTGCAGAAGTTGTTCTAG
- a CDS encoding PadR family transcriptional regulator, whose protein sequence is MKIHEIYEFFQNPPPTYLCQELAVCYVLSVLLEAESYGTELIQRLETEHPIYRLSDTVLYSALKFLEDEKAITGYWRKVEGRGRPRRMYQINPDWLPQAQDLASLWRGYVSSGKRVTNNQ, encoded by the coding sequence ATGAAAATTCATGAAATCTATGAGTTTTTTCAAAACCCTCCTCCAACTTATTTATGCCAAGAATTAGCAGTATGTTATGTATTGTCAGTGTTGTTAGAAGCAGAGTCTTATGGAACTGAGTTAATTCAACGTTTGGAGACTGAACATCCTATATACCGTCTTTCTGATACTGTCTTATACAGTGCACTCAAATTTCTTGAAGATGAAAAGGCTATTACTGGTTACTGGCGCAAGGTAGAAGGTCGTGGACGTCCTCGCAGGATGTATCAAATCAATCCTGACTGGTTGCCGCAAGCTCAAGACTTAGCAAGCTTATGGCGAGGGTATGTAAGTAGTGGTAAGCGTGTAACAAATAATCAATAA
- a CDS encoding DUF3611 family protein, producing MINKSDSSLPSGLQRIAIAFRIAGWLSFWTQLVLAVVSAVVLLSASVSRDTSPNAQQSPGTGVGIVLAVSGLVTLGLGIYLAFRYIRIGKRLLSANATNRPRKADTIQILRLGLIVNLVGMLLTIMGAQAIAGTLLLRSFALPQTGLGAAIYNPQQLIRPLDILVVQANTNTVAAHFAGLVASLFLLGRINKN from the coding sequence ATGATTAACAAGTCAGATTCTTCGCTGCCTTCGGGGTTGCAACGAATTGCGATCGCATTTCGGATAGCTGGCTGGCTTAGTTTTTGGACTCAGTTAGTTTTAGCGGTTGTCTCTGCCGTAGTGTTACTGTCGGCAAGTGTGAGTCGAGATACATCACCAAATGCTCAGCAAAGTCCAGGAACAGGCGTTGGTATCGTTTTAGCAGTTAGTGGATTAGTCACGCTAGGCTTAGGTATCTACTTAGCTTTTCGTTATATCCGCATTGGTAAACGCTTACTCTCGGCAAATGCCACTAATCGTCCACGCAAAGCAGACACAATTCAAATTCTCCGGCTGGGATTGATTGTTAACTTGGTAGGAATGTTATTAACGATCATGGGAGCGCAAGCGATCGCGGGTACACTGCTGCTACGGTCTTTTGCTTTACCGCAAACAGGTTTAGGTGCAGCGATTTACAATCCCCAACAACTGATTCGTCCCTTAGATATATTGGTAGTTCAAGCAAATACAAATACTGTGGCGGCTCATTTTGCGGGACTCGTTGCTTCGCTATTTCTCTTAGGGCGCATTAATAAAAACTAG
- a CDS encoding HAS-barrel domain-containing protein produces the protein MRLPLPQFATGDRAPNYIAEVIETSTTEFLAQCLEPEDLSFPVMPAFGSWVKSVDEESGNQVYAVVYYATTMPIDSIHRARALGLSLQDLREQQPQIFAMLKTEFRAAIVGFERPIEARSLQRFYQYLPPRPPQIHQAVYHCDPETIIAFSEQLDFLRTLLQVNGAPVEALTAAAIREVYQLRKADREWLVKAGRTLSVLLKDDYDRLKVVLSQIHP, from the coding sequence ATGCGTCTTCCTCTACCACAATTTGCCACAGGCGATCGCGCTCCAAATTATATTGCTGAAGTTATTGAAACCTCAACAACCGAATTCTTGGCTCAGTGTCTAGAACCAGAAGATTTGAGCTTTCCTGTTATGCCTGCATTCGGCAGTTGGGTAAAATCTGTTGATGAAGAATCCGGTAATCAAGTCTATGCGGTAGTTTACTACGCAACGACCATGCCAATTGACTCGATCCATCGGGCAAGAGCATTAGGCTTATCTTTACAGGATTTGCGCGAACAACAACCACAAATCTTCGCAATGCTCAAGACTGAATTTAGAGCAGCGATCGTGGGATTTGAGCGACCAATTGAGGCAAGATCTTTACAGCGCTTTTATCAGTACCTACCACCCCGACCACCACAAATTCACCAAGCTGTTTATCACTGTGACCCTGAGACAATTATTGCTTTCTCGGAACAACTCGATTTTTTAAGGACTTTGCTTCAAGTTAATGGCGCACCTGTAGAAGCACTTACAGCTGCCGCAATTCGCGAAGTTTACCAATTACGCAAAGCTGACCGCGAATGGTTAGTTAAGGCAGGAAGAACTTTGAGCGTGCTATTAAAAGACGACTATGACCGCTTGAAAGTCGTTCTGAGTCAAATTCATCCATAG
- a CDS encoding IS1 family transposase → MPACPICASSQTVKNGRIHNGKQRFKCHECGRQFVEHPQKKVIDQNTREWIDRLLLERISLAGIARVAQVSEQWLQSYVNQKYAQVPRQVQVTPKKGVLTIQCDELWSFVDHKGNKQWVWLALDADTREIVGVYIGTRDETAARQLWNSLPPVYRQCAVAYTDFWAAYAAVLPNKRHRAVGKETGKTSYVERFNNTLRQRVSRLVRKTLSFSRSLENHIGAIWYFVHYYNASLLV, encoded by the coding sequence ATGCCTGCCTGCCCCATTTGTGCATCTTCTCAAACAGTCAAAAATGGTCGAATTCACAACGGTAAACAACGGTTCAAATGTCATGAATGCGGTCGGCAATTCGTAGAACATCCCCAAAAGAAGGTGATAGACCAAAACACACGGGAGTGGATTGACCGATTGCTGTTGGAGCGGATTTCCCTTGCTGGAATTGCTCGTGTAGCGCAGGTGTCTGAGCAATGGCTGCAAAGCTACGTTAATCAGAAATATGCTCAGGTGCCTCGGCAAGTGCAGGTGACACCCAAAAAAGGGGTGCTAACGATTCAGTGTGATGAGTTGTGGTCATTTGTAGACCACAAAGGCAACAAACAATGGGTTTGGTTAGCTCTGGATGCAGACACGCGTGAAATTGTTGGCGTTTACATTGGTACACGAGACGAAACGGCAGCTCGTCAATTGTGGAATTCTTTGCCCCCAGTCTACCGTCAATGTGCAGTTGCTTACACCGATTTTTGGGCAGCCTACGCAGCAGTTTTACCGAATAAGCGGCATCGTGCAGTCGGCAAAGAGACGGGCAAGACCAGTTATGTTGAGCGCTTCAACAACACGCTCAGGCAACGGGTGTCTCGATTGGTGCGAAAAACCTTGTCCTTTTCTAGGTCATTGGAGAATCATATTGGGGCTATTTGGTATTTTGTGCATTACTACAATGCATCATTACTTGTTTAG
- a CDS encoding sensor histidine kinase, with product MSTSSELVALYRSQVALLTQSLGATLSIVYLTEELLEEGETQTKLIPIVAYPEATWQASQSVTITPEISNGLLPLLSDPQKVLSLKALPPESLLETQVDESSTRYSLLPSTQIILPLMHDNIFMGLLVTNREHMPWNERERNEIERIGQTLALARVLEQRREWYEQQFTRQQDLVETQRDLLDSLVHQLRNPLTALRTFGKLLIKRFVPGDPNRKVAENIVRESDRIQELLKQFDRVIELTPQTEVNSELFVNPLVLEPVQPVAKPLVLLPNIQENAEPCSMADILAPLLDSSRAIAQERHLNIQLDIPTDLPLVSANPVALREVLSNLLDNALKYTPPGGQIYIQAGQATENFQGIAISDTGPGIPAQDLEHMFERHYRGVQAASRIPGTGLGLAIAKDLVEQMQGKIQVFSPAQNFPNSINNNPGTTFVVWLPLAKKAISC from the coding sequence ATGTCCACTAGTTCTGAGTTAGTTGCACTATACCGATCGCAAGTTGCCTTACTGACGCAAAGTTTAGGAGCAACTTTAAGTATTGTGTACCTTACAGAAGAACTGCTAGAAGAAGGAGAAACGCAAACAAAGTTAATTCCGATCGTTGCCTACCCAGAAGCTACTTGGCAAGCTTCACAATCTGTAACAATTACACCAGAAATTAGTAATGGCTTACTGCCGCTATTATCTGATCCCCAGAAAGTTTTATCGTTAAAGGCTTTACCTCCAGAGTCTTTGCTAGAAACCCAGGTAGATGAGTCATCAACTCGCTATAGTCTGTTACCAAGTACGCAGATTATTTTGCCTTTAATGCACGACAACATTTTTATGGGATTACTAGTAACGAATCGCGAACATATGCCTTGGAATGAACGCGAACGTAATGAAATTGAACGGATTGGGCAAACTCTTGCATTAGCGAGGGTACTTGAGCAACGCCGCGAGTGGTATGAACAGCAGTTCACTCGACAGCAAGATTTGGTAGAAACACAACGCGATTTGCTTGATAGTTTAGTGCATCAATTACGCAATCCTCTAACGGCTTTACGCACATTTGGTAAACTTCTGATTAAGCGCTTTGTTCCAGGCGATCCAAACCGTAAAGTTGCAGAAAACATTGTGAGAGAAAGCGATCGCATCCAAGAATTACTGAAACAGTTTGACCGTGTGATTGAGCTAACACCACAAACAGAAGTGAATTCAGAATTGTTTGTAAATCCCTTAGTGTTAGAGCCAGTTCAACCAGTAGCAAAGCCTTTAGTCCTGCTACCAAATATCCAGGAAAATGCTGAGCCGTGTTCAATGGCTGATATCCTTGCACCCCTATTAGATAGCTCACGTGCGATCGCTCAAGAACGTCATTTAAATATTCAGTTAGATATTCCTACTGATTTGCCCTTAGTCAGTGCTAATCCAGTCGCTTTAAGAGAAGTATTGAGCAATTTACTCGACAATGCCCTAAAATATACACCACCAGGAGGACAAATTTATATTCAAGCTGGGCAGGCAACTGAGAATTTTCAAGGTATTGCAATTAGTGATACTGGTCCAGGAATTCCAGCACAAGATTTAGAGCACATGTTTGAGCGACACTATCGTGGTGTACAAGCAGCATCACGAATTCCTGGGACAGGTTTAGGGTTGGCGATCGCGAAAGATTTAGTCGAGCAAATGCAAGGAAAAATTCAAGTTTTTAGCCCTGCACAAAATTTTCCTAACTCAATCAATAACAATCCTGGAACTACCTTTGTTGTTTGGCTACCACTAGCAAAAAAAGCGATTAGCTGTTAG
- a CDS encoding DUF3155 domain-containing protein, whose amino-acid sequence MARRRKRKSRRRQEGRRILEHIAQFSIESGEDKPVTAARKFIQAEGILPPALLLVKRNEHTTDRYFWAEKGLFGAQYVEENHFLFPSLRTLESPEQESLAIRK is encoded by the coding sequence TTGGCAAGGAGACGGAAACGCAAAAGTCGTCGTCGCCAAGAAGGACGCCGAATCCTCGAGCACATTGCCCAATTTAGCATTGAAAGTGGCGAAGATAAACCTGTGACAGCCGCACGAAAATTTATTCAAGCGGAGGGGATTCTACCACCGGCATTGCTTCTAGTCAAACGGAATGAGCATACTACAGACCGTTATTTTTGGGCAGAAAAAGGTCTATTTGGGGCGCAATATGTGGAAGAAAACCATTTTTTGTTTCCTAGTTTGAGAACGCTAGAATCTCCAGAGCAAGAAAGCCTGGCTATTCGCAAATGA
- a CDS encoding cofactor assembly of complex C subunit B, with amino-acid sequence MMSVTSLASTLVLTLLLAVGLFFFIRASVKDRTQEVTLVFEQEEASMLEQLQQYFAHRSYRVASIDSARNQVTYEGFVKPSIFLAVFLTLLAAIGILCLALVWSLLFPGLSSIFLVLVLLSPMAGIFYWKKAGRPEQVLLKLPEQPNKLPRELQNQITVVAHRDELIELQRSLKLKTSE; translated from the coding sequence ATGATGAGTGTTACATCTCTTGCTTCTACGTTGGTACTGACTTTGCTACTAGCTGTCGGGTTATTTTTCTTTATTCGAGCATCGGTTAAAGACCGTACTCAAGAAGTGACTCTTGTGTTTGAGCAAGAGGAAGCTTCTATGCTAGAACAACTACAACAATACTTTGCTCACCGCTCATATCGGGTAGCAAGCATCGACTCAGCGCGAAATCAAGTTACATATGAAGGGTTTGTTAAACCGAGCATTTTCCTAGCAGTTTTTTTAACATTGCTAGCAGCTATTGGAATTTTATGTTTGGCTCTTGTCTGGTCTTTGCTTTTCCCTGGGTTAAGTTCAATTTTCCTTGTTTTAGTGCTACTATCTCCTATGGCTGGTATATTTTATTGGAAAAAAGCTGGTCGTCCGGAACAGGTACTGCTTAAGCTTCCTGAGCAGCCAAATAAGCTACCGCGTGAGTTACAAAACCAAATTACAGTTGTTGCTCATAGAGACGAACTAATTGAGTTGCAGCGATCTCTCAAGTTAAAGACTTCTGAGTAA